The Vespula vulgaris chromosome 10, iyVesVulg1.1, whole genome shotgun sequence nucleotide sequence ggtgacggtggtggtggcggtggtggtttTCATTGAACGCAGCGAAGAGAATTCGACGGTGCTGCTCGCGACGACTATGCGGCAAGGAAATTcatgagagtaagagagagaggaagagagagggagagagagggagtagggggatgaagagaaaaaggtgagggaaggagaaagagaaagaggggttGAACCGAGCGAGTGGGGGATTTCGAGAGAGTGGATAGGTGCGAAGGAGTAAAAGAGGGAcggagatagatatagaggaTGGGAAGGAGTGGGGAAGGGACGAAAGGGgaggaaaggaaggaggagaagCGGGAGTggatgtaaaagagagagagaggttcgGATACGCGGATACAGATTCATCGTGTCGGTGGCCGCTGCGGCAAATCTGCAGACTTTCGTGGCGAACGTTGAAAATAAGCGGTGACTGCACCCTTCGTACGGATTATTCGGCAACTTTCGACTCTCGTGAGAGTTCACCTTCGTCGTGACTACGAAAGTAGCTTCGAGTACGGCCAACCCCCGTGTTGAATCCTTTGCCGGAGGACGACGACActggctctttctctctcgttctcgacTGCCACTCCATCTCCcactctctgtctatctctcgatctctctctctctctctttctcttctctctttctctcatcgttagagaagaagggagataCTGGCTGGCGCGCatatacgaagaagaagagacgcgtaccgagagagagagagagagagagagagagagaagagagagagaaagatagatagatagatagacagtgACACACTCgatccctttctccctctcctcgtcatctctctctctctctgtctctttgccactatctgtttctctatctctctctatttctcctctctctctctctctctctctctctctctctctctctctctcagtcgctctttctctctggctCACCGTTCGGTGTTCTACAGAGAGACAGGTAGAGAGACGATGAGGATTCTCGATGGAGGAAGCGACGGATCCCTCTTGGTCCGTTCTCAAAGCATGGAGCCCGCGTACGCCTCTCGCCATTCCCGCGGagtcgcgtcgtcgtcgttgtcgccTGCCACGAAACTCCAGCCGCGAGAAGATTGATTGATCGGACGGGAAACTAAGAAGGAAGACGGACCTGAAATCCGCCGATGCTAGTTCACgggttttcttcttttttttctactgtTACGAGCTTTCCCACTTTTCTGGGAGTACGTCGTCGACCGCACGATTATTCTCGGACGGTGAGAATTCTGACGGTGATCTGTCTCCCTTTTGGTGTGATAGAGTGTGAGAAAGTGCATCTTTCGAGACAAAAAGTAATTGCCACTTTAAAATCCCTGatcttttatcctttatcCTTATGTCTTTACCTTTGTGATATTTTCTTGACAAGAGTGTATAaaaataggagagagagagagagagagagagagagagagagagagagagagagaaatattaaatttttttcctttttctatctctctctctctctttctcttcccctgTCCCcctacctccctccctccctccctcctttcctctctctctctctctctctctctctctctctctctctaccgcCCTGCTCCCATCTCTCGCGAGATTCACCGACGGTTGCGCAGCATCATCGTCCCCGACGCTCGCAATTTCGAGAGTGAAACGTTGTACGCTCGTCTTTAAGGCTCGAGGGAGGTTATAAGCGAGAGCGCGATTGGTTGGGCGCGCGCGATACAACGGCACTCTGAGTTCGTTCGTGTGTGCGTGCATTAATTCAAGTACCAAGCCGTGATGTAATGGAACGGTCGCGCTGCGGTCGATGGCCGGCCCGATCGGCGATGCACTTGTTAGACACACCGATGGGACCCGAACGCCTGCAATTTTTTTCAGGTCGATGAGCGGAGAAAACCTAGAGCAACTTTTCTACCTTGAGTCCGTATTCAACCGTGTTACCTAACGTCGTTCGTGTGTTACTCCTCATTTTCCAACGTGGAAGGTCAAagaactctttttttttctcctttttttttctcttctccttgtTACTCCCAAACGAGACTATTTTAACAGACAGGCAGGCACACGCGCACGCACAATCTCGAacgcatacacgtacacagagACAATTTGTCTTCCTTGTGacttttttctatctgtctctctctctctctctctctctctttctctctcttcgtttcgtcGACGATAAACAGAGTGTACATTTTCCTTCGTTCACAGGCGAGATGAGTTTGAAAGTTAACTGGTGATTCTCAGACGCGAGAAAACCACGTCAAGCGTGAAGCGATTAACGCGGCGACGTGCTCGAACAGGAAGGCTAGAAGGTGGACAGGATGGGTAGAAACATGAGAAGCtcgagagagaggggaaacgCCGTGGTTCTTTTGGAAATCGGATTGCTTCCGTATTAGGTAACGACTTTGCTTTCACGCTTTATGTCtgataatcgaaaaattcgtACACCCACCTCCTTTCCTCGAccgcatatattttttccttgtttttttatctttttcttaacgtCACGTGCGCTTGCTAAGTTAGATCGTTGCTAATcttaactctctctttctctctctctctctttctttctctcctttccttatTTTACAGCTTAAGCCGTAAGGATATATCCGTGGAGTCGAAAGTAGGCCGAGTTCCGGTCTACGCGTGCATTGAGTCTACTTAATCAGGATGAAATCCAAGACTCCGGCAACAATAGTCTCGCGATGCCCGAAGGACCGGTGGGCAAAATGAAAGCTCCTGAGAAACAATGGAAGCGTCCACGCAAGCATGACGGCCTCTTTCAGATTCGTGGAGACCATGTTTAGCCGTGCCCAAGGGAAACACTCTTCTTACAAAGTAAGAACAAGGCGCTTCGTTACCGATACGCGTTATTTTACCCTTTATTTTCCCGCATAATTGGAGAGGCATAGTGAAAATAATCAAAGCAATGGAAGAAGAATAGAGTAAACTCTAATAGCGGAGAGGATAGTTTTTCTCTAATAGTTTTATCGAAGATGTACGTTTCTACGGTTGCCGATATCGTGTTATCGGATTTattgtctttctttccttttctttcgtttctctttactttctcCCTCATCTACTCGTTTCTAATCCGGCCACCGGCTTCCGATTTACGATTTACTGATCGTCCTACTAGTTATAGGGAAATCGTTATcgttttgatcgatcgaaccGATTGATAACTTCCTTCGATAATCATTCGTCATCGTTTTCTTTGGTTGGCACTTTTCAGGCTCGTCCTTGCCGAGCTGATCGAAGAATATCGACGGTCGGCTGACCGTGTCCTTCGATCGACGTTAACGTACAACAAGTAAGGCGATCGCAGACACCGCGGAGAAAGGAACTGCCGGAGGATTATGTTAGTGAAAAGGCAACACCCTCTACGAGGGCGCATATTACTCGCCCTCTTCTTACTCGTCGTAAGTTTCGCCTTGCCCTCGAAAGCGGCAGCTTTTCCGGATTGGACGGACTGTCCTGCTGTCTGCAGATGCAAGTGGACGTCCGGAAAAAAGTCTGCTCTCTGTCCGGACGCCGGTTTGACGTCGCTTCCAGCCTCCTTGGATCCAGACATGCAAGTTTTGGAACTGTCGGGCAACAAAATACCAGCCCTCCAATCGGAGATCTTCAAACGTGCCGGTCTGTTGAATCTCCAAAGGGTCTTTCTAAGAAACGCTGGGATTCACGAGATTCACGCGGACTCGTTCAGAGACATGAGGATATTAGTAGAAATCGATCTTTCGGACAATCACGTGAGAAGCTTAGATCCGGACACTTTTCTCGGTAACGAGAGGCTCAGGATTCTTATACTCAGCGGTAATCCTTTGGGCGTCCTCAAGAGCCATCAATTTCCGGTCCTCCAACACCTCAGAAATTTGGAGTTGCAGAGGTGTTCCTTGACCGATATACACGGGCAAGCCTTCGTGAGACTCGCAGGCTTGGAGTCTTTGAAACTCGATGGCAACGAACTCGAGTACTTGGAAGCTTCGGTCATATCGAGTTTACCTCGTCTCAAGACTCTCACCTTGGACGGTAACCGTTGGAGTTGCGACTGCAGATTACGAGGATTTCGTACTTGGCTTATACCTGAGACGCCGAGCAAATTGTATTCCGTGCCGCAGTTGTGTTCAACGCCACAGAGGTTGGAAGGTCGAAGATGGGAAGAAGTAAAGCCCGTCGAGTTCGCTTGCGAGCCCGAGGTATTTGTATTGGCCAATACGATACAGGAGGAAAGCAATGGTAACTTGAGTCTCGCGTGTTTGGCTACCGGAGACCCGGAGCCCGAAGTTTGGTGGCAACTCAACGGTGGTCCTGTGAACGCAACGAGAATCTCCGATCAGCCGTACGTAGGGACTTACGTATCTCACGTATCCTCGGACACGAATCTCGCCTACAACGAGAAATCCGAGAGAACCACCGACAGGTGGAGCAATTTAACGGTTTACAACGCTAGCGACGGTGACGCAGGGGAGTACGCGTGTTTCGCGAAGAACATAGCGGGTCTCGCTAGGGACACGGTAAGCGTCGCCATACCACGTATCTACACCGCACCGACTTTGTCCCAGAGCGACAATTGGTTGCTTTGGGTCAGTCTGGCGGGTGGTGGTGCGGCCGCCCTTGGTGCTTCCATTTCGGCCATTCTTTTGGCTTTCTGCTTGTGCGGTGGCTCCCGTCGTAACGGGAAACGCGAGAAGATCAAACTCCAAGGTAGTACGAGCTTCGGGGATCaggaaaagaaacttttggaTCTGTCGGTGACGACTACGACGGCTGGTAGCGCGAACGATCGCGCCAGCGGTCACGGTAGTTTGGCCGAGGCATGTAGTACGGGTGACCTTGAACTGGCCGAGCGTGTTTCTATCTGTGATCACATGGGAGCTGCAACGGTGACCGTCGAAAGACTCAGACCGGAGATAAGCAATTCGACTGCCGTGTGTCGTGCCATTCCATGTGCCCCCGGTTTTCCCCCACCGCCGCCAGAATTTACAACGGGCGTCCTACCAGCCGGCATCTTCGGCAACATCTTCATCTCCGTATCTTTGCCGCAGGACTCGACGGAACGTTGTTACCCCGATCTACTCGACATACCCGTCCATGGTGTTGTCAGCGGCGTCACCGAGAAGAGCACGGTCGCTGCGTTGCCATCGACCCCCTGTGTATCCAGTTTCGCGACTCTTCCTCGACGAGCCCTTCGCAACACGGACCTTGGTTCGCCTTACGACAATATGGGCCCGAGGGTCACTGCCAATGGAAGTTCCGCGTTCTCCCTGACCGACGTGGATTTGAGATTATCGCCACCTCCACCGCCACGGATCATTCAACCGCCGCACGAGTTTGTCTCTCTTTAAAAAGACTTCGtgacaaagaagaaacaaaaagaagtcAAACCAGAAAATCTATCGTAGATCCGCATAGATCTCCCGTATacgtttcgatcgaaaaaagacGAGATCGTTCGCGTTAATAGTTTCGATGCATCTCTCGGCTGCGTGGATTCTTTtccccctctccctttcttttttctttctcttttttttttcttcttcttttttttcccctctctttcctttaacACTCAGCCGATATAAAAGAGACTCGAAGGCTGATCTAGCGTTAGACGAGAACGAACAGAGAACTTTTCGACCTGATTCGTCGCCCatgagaaacagaaaaagaataaaaagaaagggagagagagaaagaacaccGTGTTGTGACGTGTTTTCGAGACTGAAAAGGACAGAGACTGTAAAAGAGCTGGGGATACCAGCAAAGAAGCAGTTTTAGCTAGGTGTCGGTTTGACACCTGTCTCTGAATTTTGAATATCTGTCTGTCCGCTTGTCTGCCCGCCTTGCCTGCTTGCGTGAGTGCCCGAGAATATCTCGTAATCCAAATGACAAAGGgataatgaaagaagaaaagataaagggaagaaaaggaaagagaaaaaaaagaattacataaaaaaacagaggagagcaaaaaaataaaaaagcacagagagagagagagagagtgagagagagaaagtttccTTTTTAGACGTCGATGTCTCCGAAAATGACGATGAGACATTTGTACATAGTTCGCGGATCCTCCTTCAACGAAgttcatcgatcgaatcgataaccgtgacgaacgaaagaaaaagaaaaagaaacaagaagtaaatctttccttctttcacggccgattatttctttcttgtacCTTTGCATACCGTACATCCACCCGCCCATCTACTTTCCCAATCCACCCCAACCCACCCCACCCTACATTCATTCTCAAAGTATATCACTAGTTTGTTACATAATCTTCGTGTGTACATATTTGTTATTACGTAACACGCATTACGAGACGCGTCTCGGTGTCAAGTCCACGTGCATTCGCGTCCGAAGCTCACGTGGAATTACATCGGTATTAATTATGAACACTTTGtcaattaataaaacgattgaattttatataccgCCCGACTTGTCGACGTCTTAATACCTTTTTCATCATTTGTTGTcagtattatttctttttcttttctttttttttttcttttcatagatAATATTGAGGAATGGTCTAATTTATAtcgtcaattttttctttctttctttcttttcttccttcattcgTTCGACacgtaatttatttcttcattgatTTAACAAGTACGTGTAcggagtgtgtgtgtatatatatagaaagtacacatatacacacacacacacacacatatgtatagagagagagagagagagagagagagagattgaataataaaaaaataataaatatcatttcgtACGACAATAATATCGTTCAATGAAAACAttgattcattaataataattttgttatgttttgttttagcacatacgcatatatgcaTGTTAGTTTATTGAATTACAGTGACAAAGAACAAGAAACAGGAATATAATACAACGTGTACACCACGTTCCTATAAAAGCGTGCAAACTTTTTTTCCACATACGGTTTTTACACCATTGTTTCACGAACGAAGTTTGCGAGTTTATCgcgtgtctgtgtgtgtatgtattttactCGGATAAAATACatcgagaaaagaatagaTGTAAATTAGAAGTTCCGAGCAATAGgggtaaaaggaaaaagagtagaggaaagaaaagagtagaaaaaaaaagaaagaaagaaaaaaagaaaagacaacgAGGTAAGTTCGGTCCTGAAGAATAGATGTAGATTTTTATACgtcacatttttttattctttaaaatttgactcttatttttcatccgttaaatttattttttgcttattgtttttgttttttactttcccttctttatccttttcttcgtgTCATTAATCTCAATCTCTCATAGGATAAACTCAAAGGAGATTCGTAGGTCGGTCGTGATCGCTAATATCCCTTCCGATTCTTGGTACAGTCATCATTAATTGTCCTTGACGATTGTGAGAACCTGTTGATACAAAaagaatcgatgaaaaatgtaaGGAAAAGCTTCATTTAGAACAATCCACCAAAACTGATGGCTCGACATGCTTTCGGTAACGATGTCTAATGATCCTATTCAGAGAAGTCACGCGATGATAGCGAACATCCTgagtaggagagaaagagatagatggatagatagatagataaatagatagagagagaaagagagagggagagggaaagagaaagaggggatcGAACGAAGCCCACGGAGAATGCGCTTTCGGATAGTAGTATGGAAACTAATGACCTAAGTTGATTTATCGTACCACACATTAGCCACTAGGAACACTTAATTGCCTACTAAATTGTGAAGGCCCGTGTATCGGATTTGCCATATTGCCAGGTAACATCCCAGTAACGTGCTAAGATTAATTCCGTGAGTGCATTTCTCTAGCTCGCGGACCATTCTCGCGATATAAGTAAATCGATACATTTatgtgcatatacatatatatatatatgtatgtatgtatgtatgtatatatacatatatcattttttttctcttatacgtACCATGTGAAGCGAGATTGTACGATCGTGAATTGTCGTGCTTTTCCTTTGGATAATTTCTCTCCACCTGTCTCGCGATCGTAGCTAATCCTGGACGAAATTCTgtcgaaaaaattttatgtaaaaaagtcgatttcttctttcttcttttttattctatatttctttctatctatcttatttGTCCATTTACAGATctattttatctatctttgttTGTCTTAAAATTGCTTaggtatttaaatttataaacgttTTACCTTCGTAATCGGGTTCATAGATCGAATCCATATCCGATCCGCTCGCTGGAAAAAATTCTAAATCGATGGTAGATCCTAAATCGTTTTTACGATTAGCACCGATGTAGAACAGCGGTAAATCCGATCGTCCAACACGGGGATAATGGATGAGACCAGATGTACGAGATGATCTATGGAAATCCGTCATTTCGGAGCTTCTTCCGGTTCTTGGATAAGGGACCAATCCCGACGAACGACTGCAGctgattttttcatttcgaacatctaaacaaatatgtagatataacgTTGTAATAATTTAAGTAGGGATTTTTTCatcattaacttttttttttatttctttcgttagagAATGACTAACTAATAAAAGTTGAATGAGAATTAGAGCTTAGTCACGAATTAGTAATCATTATCCTTCTGCGTGTATGCGtacgtatacatgtgtgtatgtgagtgtttgtttcttttccttttttttttttttatggaagaaaaaaaactatttaCGAATATAGTAAATTATCCTTgtgctttttttaatttctctcatatatgtatatatattttttttatttttcatttataagcATCAAAGTATCAAAGTAGGTCAATAAGATACTCGCGTCTAATTAGGGTCCTTTATTTAACGAGCTCCGAGCAGTGAAATTAACTTGGCACAAGGTTTATTTGTCTTACGCTTTCGAatcattaaattctttttctctaagcGATCCGTTTCATTTCACCAAAATGTAGCTAAATTGATTGAGAAAGGAATCTACGTACGATAAAATACACAAAAATAGGATAGAAATGCGAGTATCCGTGTATGTGTTATTCTGGAAATTTTTCGACGTTGcggttataaatttttttttcttttcatttttttacttttttttcccattcttttttcatcgaacgCCGTAGGAGATATAAAATCGCatgaattttacaatttttctctcgactctctctctctctctctctttttccttctttttctctttacattaAAGTCCACTTCTATTGTCGATCAATATGCAACAGATTGAAACTACATATGTTGTGCCCACATtgccttttatatttttctattactcgACTCCGCGATTCGCTTGGACGTTCCGATTGTTACCACGAAGGTTGGATGAACTCATAAAATAGTGACATAACGTCGAAGATCTACACGAAGCTATTACacaagatataattaattttctcgatatttataatttaaattattaagaaatgaaattaattggaGGGATCCACTTCGCTTGAATACGaagatatttatgtatatcg carries:
- the LOC127067237 gene encoding leucine-rich repeat-containing protein 24-like — encoded protein: MLVKRQHPLRGRILLALFLLVVSFALPSKAAAFPDWTDCPAVCRCKWTSGKKSALCPDAGLTSLPASLDPDMQVLELSGNKIPALQSEIFKRAGLLNLQRVFLRNAGIHEIHADSFRDMRILVEIDLSDNHVRSLDPDTFLGNERLRILILSGNPLGVLKSHQFPVLQHLRNLELQRCSLTDIHGQAFVRLAGLESLKLDGNELEYLEASVISSLPRLKTLTLDGNRWSCDCRLRGFRTWLIPETPSKLYSVPQLCSTPQRLEGRRWEEVKPVEFACEPEVFVLANTIQEESNGNLSLACLATGDPEPEVWWQLNGGPVNATRISDQPYVGTYVSHVSSDTNLAYNEKSERTTDRWSNLTVYNASDGDAGEYACFAKNIAGLARDTVSVAIPRIYTAPTLSQSDNWLLWVSLAGGGAAALGASISAILLAFCLCGGSRRNGKREKIKLQGSTSFGDQEKKLLDLSVTTTTAGSANDRASGHGSLAEACSTGDLELAERVSICDHMGAATVTVERLRPEISNSTAVCRAIPCAPGFPPPPPEFTTGVLPAGIFGNIFISVSLPQDSTERCYPDLLDIPVHGVVSGVTEKSTVAALPSTPCVSSFATLPRRALRNTDLGSPYDNMGPRVTANGSSAFSLTDVDLRLSPPPPPRIIQPPHEFVSL
- the LOC127067241 gene encoding CAPA peptides-like, translated to MSDHRPFFVLVLLILAASFDHVRNEKISCSRSSGLVPYPRTGRSSEMTDFHRSSRTSGLIHYPRVGRSDLPLFYIGANRKNDLGSTIDLEFFPASGSDMDSIYEPDYEEFRPGLATIARQVERNYPKEKHDNSRSYNLASHGSHNRQGQLMMTVPRIGRDISDHDRPTNLL